In Panthera uncia isolate 11264 chromosome B4, Puncia_PCG_1.0, whole genome shotgun sequence, one genomic interval encodes:
- the LOC125919892 gene encoding autophagy-related protein 101-like — protein sequence LNFLNCDFIDFTYVRVSSEELDRALRKVVGEFKDALRNSGGDGLGQMSLEFYQKKKSRWPFSDECIPWEVWTVKVHVVALATEQERQICREKVGEKLCEKIINIVEVMNRHEYLPKMPTQSEVDNVFDTGLRDVQPYLYKISFQITDALGTSVTTTMRRLIKDTLAL from the coding sequence ctcAACTTCCTCAACTGTGACTTCATCGACTTCACCTACGTGCGCGTCTCCTCTGAGGAGCTGGACCGTGCCCTGCGCAAGGTTGTCGGGGAGTTCAAGGATGCACTGCGCAACTCTGGGGGTGATGGGCTGGGGCAGATGTCCCTGGAGTTCTACCAGAAGAAGAAGTCTCGCTGGCCTTTCTCAGACGAATGCATCCCCTGGGAGGTGTGGACGGTCAAGGTGCACGTGGTAGCTCTGGCCACAGAGCAGGAGCGGCAGATCTGCCGGGAGAAGGTGGGTGAGAAGCTCTGTGAGAAGATCATCAACATCGTGGAGGTGATGAACCGGCACGAGTACCTGCCCAAGATGCCCACGCAGTCGGAGGTGGACAACGTGTTTGACACAGGCTTGCGGGACGTGCAGCCCTACCTCTACAAGATTTCCTTCCAGATCACTGATGCCCTGGGCACCTCGGTCACCACGACCATGCGCAGGCTCATCAAAGACACCCTTGCCCTCTAG